In Chelonia mydas isolate rCheMyd1 chromosome 28, rCheMyd1.pri.v2, whole genome shotgun sequence, a single window of DNA contains:
- the LOC102935865 gene encoding zinc finger protein OZF-like codes for MESENREQISQQEVAEGEAHRGLLQRSKRNAAMCCEQGKACESQRRPEKEQENQPGEKAGESINCEGTHKNLKESTAQQRILVGEGNISCTQRGENFSNCSVLINHERILTKERPYECCECGKTFTRSSHLTRHQRSHTGEKPYECCECGKSFSQSSDLIRHQQIHMGERPYECCECGKNFIYRSDLIRHQRIHTGLRPYECPECGKSFSDRSDLLMHQRIHTGERPYECCECGKRFTRHSHLVRHQRSHTGDKPYECCDCGKSFVDRSALINHQRIHTGERPYECRECGKTFIASSAFSKHQRIHKGERLYECSECGKNFNVSSALVRHQRVHTGERPYRCSKCGKSFHQRSHLIYHQRICKGDEQHTALVQE; via the coding sequence ATGGAGAGTGAGAACAGGGAGCAGATTTCTCAGCAGGAAGTGGCTGAGGGAGAGGCACATAGGGGATTATTGCAAAGATCTAAAAGGAATGCGGCCATGTGTTGTGAGCAGGGAAAAGCCTGCGAGAGTCAGCGCAGACCAGAGAAGGAGCAGGAAAACCAGCCAGGGGAGAAAGCTGGTGAATCCATTAATTGTGAGGGAACGCACAAGAACCTCAAGGAATCCACAGCCCAGCAGAGAATCCTCGTGGGAGAGGGAAACATCTCATGCACTCAGCGTGGGGAAAACTTCAGTAACTGCTCAGTCCTTATTAACCATGAGAGAATCCTCACGaaagagagaccctatgaatgctgtgagtgtgggaaaaccttcactcgGAGCTCACACCTCACTCGACATCAGAGAAGCCATACGGGAGAGAagccctatgaatgctgtgagtgcgggaaaagttTCAGTCAGAGTTCAGACCTTATTAGACATCAGCAAATTCACATGGGAGAGAGACCGTacgaatgctgtgagtgcgggaaaaacTTTATTTACCGCTCAGACCTTATTagacaccagagaatccacacaggactGAGACCCTACGAATGCCCagagtgtgggaagagcttcagtgACCGCTCAGACCTTCTTatgcatcagagaatccacacgggagagagaccctatgagtgctgtgagtgcgggaaacgCTTCACTCGGCATTCACACCTTGTTCGGCATCAGAGAAGCCACACGGGGGACAAACCCTATGAGTGCTGTGACTGCGGGAAAAGCTTTGTTGACCGCTCAGCCCTTAttaatcatcagagaatccacacaggagagagaccctatgaatgccgtgagtgcgggaaaaccttcattGCCAGCTCAGCCTTTAGtaaacatcagaggatccacaaaggagagagactttatgagtgctctgagtgtgggaaaaacttcaatGTGAGCTCAGCCCTGGTTAGGCATCAgagagtccacacaggagagagaccctatagaTGCTccaagtgtgggaaaagcttccatCAGAGGTCACACCTCATTTATCATCAGAGAATCTGCAAGGGAGATGAACAACATACAGCTCTTGTCCAGGAAtga